In Flavobacterium sp. CS20, a single window of DNA contains:
- a CDS encoding TolC family protein, whose product MKYILSIACLLTSFLANSQEQNLYKFSLEEAIERALDSSYVSLNAKRDQAKALKQKWETTADGLPQINAAVDYEYNPKLIVTPLPAEIIGGEPGTTVPVSFGQKQNMRATASLNQLIFDGSYIVGLKATKTFLEYSKNSNEKTRLQVRQNVVSAYASALLVESNVNIIKNNATTAKKNLDETQKIFENGLAEQEEVEQLQITYQQVNNQLRNAQRNLDLSKQTLKMVLGLPVNADIELTDDLQTLAQQQLADFDLLESQLQLEQNVDYKIADNLVQQRTLEWQLERSKALPTLSAFANYGTTAFGDDFVFLESDTQWFQFSTIGVSLNIPIFSSLKRAKRTQRAEIAMLQAKTDFKQSVEQIKLNFNQAKSDYKFALENYQTAKANLNLAERIEYKNIIKYKEGISTSFELRQAQLQLYDAQNQYLQSMLQLINSKTSLETILNEPDIN is encoded by the coding sequence ATGAAATACATACTTTCTATAGCTTGTTTATTAACGAGTTTTTTGGCAAACTCTCAAGAACAAAATCTCTATAAGTTTTCTTTAGAAGAAGCCATAGAAAGAGCTCTTGATAGTAGCTACGTTTCTTTAAATGCAAAACGTGACCAAGCTAAAGCTCTAAAACAAAAATGGGAAACTACAGCCGATGGTTTGCCACAAATCAACGCCGCTGTTGACTATGAGTATAATCCTAAACTCATCGTTACACCGCTTCCCGCCGAAATCATCGGTGGTGAACCTGGCACAACAGTGCCTGTTAGTTTTGGTCAAAAACAAAATATGCGTGCTACAGCTTCGCTTAATCAATTAATTTTTGACGGTTCTTATATTGTTGGATTAAAAGCGACCAAAACTTTTTTAGAGTATTCTAAAAATTCAAACGAAAAAACACGTCTGCAAGTTCGGCAAAACGTAGTGAGTGCTTACGCTAGTGCTTTGTTGGTAGAATCTAATGTCAATATCATTAAAAATAATGCTACAACCGCTAAAAAGAATTTAGACGAAACCCAAAAGATATTTGAAAACGGTTTAGCAGAGCAAGAAGAAGTCGAACAGCTACAAATCACTTATCAGCAAGTGAACAATCAGCTTAGAAATGCACAACGCAATTTAGACCTGTCTAAGCAAACCCTAAAAATGGTTTTGGGATTACCTGTCAATGCTGACATTGAGCTCACAGACGATTTACAAACCTTGGCTCAACAACAACTTGCAGACTTTGATTTGTTAGAATCTCAACTTCAACTCGAACAAAATGTTGATTACAAAATTGCTGATAATTTGGTTCAACAACGCACTTTAGAATGGCAACTCGAAAGGAGTAAAGCATTACCGACTTTATCAGCTTTTGCCAATTATGGCACAACCGCTTTTGGAGATGATTTTGTGTTTTTAGAGTCTGATACACAATGGTTTCAATTTTCAACGATTGGTGTCAGCCTAAACATTCCTATTTTTAGTTCTTTAAAACGAGCCAAACGCACACAGCGTGCCGAAATTGCTATGCTACAAGCCAAAACAGATTTTAAACAATCGGTTGAACAGATCAAACTAAACTTTAACCAAGCTAAAAGCGATTATAAATTTGCTTTAGAAAATTATCAAACCGCTAAAGCCAACTTAAATTTAGCAGAACGCATTGAATACAAAAACATTATAAAATACAAAGAAGGCATCAGCACAAGTTTTGAATTACGTCAAGCACAATTACAACTTTACGATGCACAAAATCAATATTTACAATCTATGTTGCAACTTATCAATTCTAAAACCAGTTTAGAAACCATATTAAATGAACCAGATATTAATTGA
- a CDS encoding CBS domain-containing protein: MGIKSFQGNHIGEVNAKAEKITVRDCMSKNMILFTKDQNVIEVVEKLIKHRISGGPVVDEYRHVIGIISEGDCIKQISESRYYNMPMEDTSIEKYMSTQVDTMSPDINLFDLANQFLVSKRRRFPVVENNKIIGIVSQKDILRTALYLKGSSWKYGV; the protein is encoded by the coding sequence ATGGGCATTAAGAGTTTTCAAGGTAATCACATTGGTGAAGTCAACGCCAAAGCAGAAAAGATAACGGTAAGAGATTGTATGTCAAAAAACATGATTCTTTTCACCAAGGATCAAAACGTGATAGAGGTTGTAGAAAAATTGATAAAACACCGTATTTCTGGCGGTCCTGTTGTGGATGAATATAGACATGTTATAGGCATAATTTCTGAAGGCGATTGTATCAAGCAAATTTCTGAAAGTCGTTATTACAATATGCCCATGGAAGATACAAGCATAGAAAAATATATGTCAACACAAGTTGATACTATGTCGCCAGATATCAATTTATTTGATCTTGCAAATCAGTTTTTAGTTTCCAAAAGACGACGTTTTCCTGTGGTTGAAAACAATAAAATTATAGGCATTGTCAGTCAAAAAGATATTTTAAGAACTGCTCTTTATCTCAAGGGCAGTAGTTGGAAATATGGGGTTTAA
- a CDS encoding sugar phosphate isomerase/epimerase produces the protein MKSIILNLVISCFLVFTVSCKNETKKPSENETKSVTKTENEATFFKLSLAQWSLHRTFNDDGVDPFKFAEIAKEMGFEGLEYVNHIYTQQIEDLGFDTVIDSLNTLSQKHGMQNVLIMVDGEGDLASPNIDERNQAVENHKKWIDAAQKLGCHSIRVNTFGTNNPKEWLPAVVDGLKKLSTYAATKNINVLCENHGWLSSDAPLLIEAIDKVNMDNCGTLPDFGNWCVKRKDGEQWGECIEEYPDKYQGIELLLTKAKAVSAKAYDFDKNGNETTLDFPRIIKLVKESGYTGYIGVEYEGDRLSEKEGILAIKNLLLKSAKSIN, from the coding sequence ATGAAATCAATAATTTTAAACCTAGTAATTTCTTGTTTTTTAGTATTTACAGTAAGCTGTAAAAATGAGACTAAAAAACCTTCTGAAAATGAAACCAAGTCAGTAACTAAAACAGAAAATGAAGCCACATTTTTTAAGTTATCTTTAGCTCAATGGTCATTGCACCGCACTTTTAACGATGATGGTGTTGACCCATTCAAGTTTGCTGAAATAGCAAAAGAGATGGGTTTTGAAGGCTTAGAATATGTCAACCATATTTACACTCAACAAATTGAAGATTTGGGATTTGACACCGTTATTGACTCACTTAACACACTGAGTCAAAAACACGGCATGCAAAATGTGCTAATTATGGTTGATGGCGAAGGCGATTTAGCTAGCCCAAACATTGATGAAAGAAATCAGGCTGTAGAAAATCACAAAAAGTGGATAGATGCGGCACAAAAATTAGGTTGTCATTCTATTCGAGTGAATACTTTTGGCACTAATAATCCCAAAGAATGGTTACCTGCGGTAGTTGATGGTCTCAAAAAACTATCTACTTATGCGGCAACAAAAAACATCAATGTGCTTTGTGAAAATCATGGATGGTTGTCTTCTGATGCACCATTGCTTATAGAAGCCATTGACAAAGTTAATATGGATAATTGTGGTACATTACCCGACTTTGGGAATTGGTGTGTAAAACGAAAAGATGGCGAACAATGGGGCGAATGCATAGAAGAATATCCAGACAAGTACCAAGGTATAGAACTGTTGCTGACCAAAGCTAAAGCTGTAAGTGCAAAAGCTTATGATTTTGATAAAAACGGCAATGAAACAACATTAGATTTTCCTAGAATTATAAAATTAGTTAAAGAATCTGGTTATACAGGCTATATTGGTGTTGAATATGAAGGCGATCGATTATCTGAAAAAGAAGGGATTTTAGCCATCAAAAATTTATTACTAAAATCAGCTAAGTCTATCAATTGA
- a CDS encoding YebC/PmpR family DNA-binding transcriptional regulator, with protein MGRAFEFRKARKMKRWATMSKAFTRIGKDIVMAVKEGGPDPDTNAKLRAVIQNAKSVNMPKDNIERAIKRASDKNQGDYKEVLFEGYAPHGIAVLIETATDNNTRTRANIRSYFNKCDGNLGTAGSVSFMFDHTCNFRVNADGVDVEELELEMIDFGAEEVFEDEDGILIYAPFESFGAIQSELESRNIEILSSGFERIPQVTKSLSPEQVEDVEKLLEKIEEDDDVQNVYHTMEE; from the coding sequence ATGGGAAGAGCTTTTGAGTTTAGAAAAGCTAGAAAAATGAAGCGTTGGGCGACGATGAGCAAAGCCTTTACACGTATAGGCAAAGACATTGTAATGGCTGTAAAAGAAGGCGGTCCAGATCCAGACACCAACGCCAAACTACGAGCTGTTATCCAAAATGCCAAGTCGGTCAATATGCCTAAAGATAATATTGAACGGGCTATTAAACGGGCTTCAGACAAAAATCAAGGTGATTACAAAGAAGTGCTTTTTGAAGGTTATGCTCCGCACGGCATTGCTGTTCTGATAGAAACCGCTACCGATAACAACACGAGAACAAGAGCCAATATCCGTAGTTATTTTAATAAATGCGATGGTAATTTAGGCACTGCTGGTTCTGTGTCTTTTATGTTTGACCATACTTGCAATTTTAGAGTCAATGCTGATGGAGTTGACGTAGAAGAACTCGAATTAGAAATGATAGATTTTGGTGCAGAAGAAGTCTTTGAAGATGAAGACGGTATTTTAATTTACGCCCCTTTTGAAAGTTTTGGAGCCATACAATCCGAACTTGAATCCAGAAATATAGAAATTTTATCCTCAGGGTTTGAGCGTATTCCACAAGTCACAAAATCACTCTCTCCTGAACAAGTTGAAGATGTTGAAAAGCTTTTAGAAAAAATAGAGGAAGACGATGATGTGCAAAATGTATATCATACGATGGAAGAGTAA
- a CDS encoding TetR/AcrR family transcriptional regulator, with product MKKKIIQKAMSLFLEYGFKSVTMDEISEQLGISKKTLYDHFDSKTNLVKVTTTYVFDNISSTIDKLRAEKYDPIEETLAIKNQVMRHLKNEKSSPQYQLQKYYPQIFKTLKNKIWHKMYDYCIENFRRGIKEGFYRPNIDIEVIFRLYYYGMNLLKDQKVFPVQEFSNQDIQDHFLEYHLRGIVSEKGLNRLEELLAQQSKL from the coding sequence ATGAAAAAGAAAATAATTCAGAAAGCGATGAGTCTGTTTTTAGAATACGGTTTTAAGAGCGTGACTATGGATGAGATTTCGGAGCAACTCGGGATATCCAAAAAAACACTTTATGACCATTTTGACTCTAAAACTAACCTTGTTAAAGTTACAACAACTTATGTTTTTGATAATATTTCATCTACTATCGATAAATTAAGAGCTGAAAAATACGATCCAATCGAAGAAACTTTAGCCATAAAAAATCAAGTTATGCGTCATCTTAAAAATGAAAAGTCATCACCTCAATATCAACTTCAAAAATATTATCCGCAAATTTTTAAAACCCTCAAAAACAAAATTTGGCATAAAATGTATGACTATTGTATTGAAAATTTTAGACGTGGTATTAAAGAAGGATTCTACAGACCAAATATTGATATTGAAGTTATTTTTAGGTTATATTATTATGGAATGAATTTACTGAAAGATCAAAAGGTTTTTCCTGTTCAAGAATTTTCAAACCAAGACATACAAGATCATTTTTTAGAATATCACCTACGTGGAATTGTTTCTGAAAAAGGGCTAAATCGTTTAGAAGAATTACTCGCACAACAATCAAAATTATGA
- a CDS encoding GxxExxY protein → MTESEISKIVFDSALKVHKTLGPGLLESAYEECLIHELRKHKLKVDKQKPLPLVYEDVKLEVGYRVDVLIENKVVIEVKSVEALNDVHMAQVITYLKLSDCKLGMLINFNVSLIKNGIKRVVNNL, encoded by the coding sequence ATGACTGAAAGCGAGATTTCTAAAATAGTATTTGATTCAGCTTTAAAGGTTCATAAAACCTTAGGACCAGGTCTTTTAGAAAGTGCTTATGAAGAGTGTTTGATTCACGAATTGAGAAAACATAAACTTAAAGTTGACAAACAAAAGCCATTGCCTTTAGTGTATGAAGATGTAAAATTAGAAGTAGGCTATCGGGTAGATGTTTTAATTGAAAATAAAGTAGTGATTGAGGTCAAGTCCGTAGAAGCCCTGAACGATGTCCATATGGCTCAGGTTATTACATATTTAAAATTATCTGACTGTAAATTAGGTATGCTTATAAATTTCAACGTTTCACTTATAAAAAATGGTATTAAAAGAGTAGTAAACAATCTATAG
- a CDS encoding efflux RND transporter periplasmic adaptor subunit has protein sequence MKNIIKITFISLLLISCGKENLESRVDKALESNDQKALTDLKKEIKTQQEQLKSLEGKIQKELASKQAHQTNYTLITARQIKTDTFKHFFNLQGNVKTDQNILIYPEYCGELEKIFVKEGDEVKKGQVLAKIDDGGLRDQISELQSRVDLAQTTFERQKRLWQDSIGSEIQYLQAKTNFESSQNSLKSLQKKLDKTEIKAPFNGKIDDIITEEGQVVSPGGMAVFRLVNLSEMYIETEVPENYLNDISIGTPVQVRLNAIGKTFQAQIDHMGSFINPNNRKFKVKINIPNNIKGVKPNLIANVLINDYQNNEAIVVSENILQETADGTQICFKIKMDNDSLGQAVRIPLKTGKHYNGLVEVLEGIAVGDIIAQEGGRNLRDKEKVKITQLED, from the coding sequence ATGAAAAATATAATCAAAATAACATTCATCTCACTACTTCTAATTTCCTGTGGGAAAGAAAACTTAGAAAGTCGAGTGGATAAAGCATTAGAATCTAATGACCAAAAAGCTTTGACGGACTTAAAGAAAGAAATCAAAACCCAACAAGAGCAATTGAAAAGCTTAGAAGGTAAAATTCAAAAGGAATTGGCTTCTAAACAAGCCCATCAAACCAACTATACGTTGATCACTGCACGACAAATCAAAACAGACACGTTTAAGCATTTTTTCAATCTTCAAGGCAACGTCAAAACCGATCAAAACATTTTGATTTATCCAGAATACTGTGGTGAATTAGAAAAAATATTTGTCAAAGAAGGTGATGAAGTTAAAAAGGGGCAAGTTTTAGCCAAAATAGACGATGGTGGTTTACGCGATCAGATAAGCGAATTACAATCTCGTGTAGATTTAGCACAAACCACTTTTGAACGCCAAAAACGCCTTTGGCAAGACAGCATAGGGTCAGAAATTCAGTATTTACAAGCCAAAACTAACTTCGAATCTTCTCAAAACAGTTTAAAAAGCCTTCAAAAAAAATTGGATAAAACTGAGATTAAAGCCCCATTTAATGGCAAAATTGACGACATTATTACCGAAGAAGGTCAAGTTGTTTCTCCAGGTGGAATGGCGGTGTTTAGATTAGTTAACCTTTCCGAAATGTATATCGAAACCGAAGTTCCTGAAAACTATCTCAATGATATTTCTATCGGAACACCAGTTCAAGTTCGTTTAAATGCTATTGGCAAAACCTTTCAAGCTCAAATTGACCATATGGGTAGCTTTATCAATCCCAACAATCGAAAATTTAAGGTTAAAATCAATATTCCTAACAATATCAAAGGCGTAAAACCTAATCTGATTGCTAATGTTTTAATCAATGATTATCAGAACAACGAAGCAATTGTTGTATCTGAAAATATTTTGCAAGAAACGGCAGACGGCACTCAAATTTGTTTCAAAATAAAAATGGATAACGACAGCTTAGGTCAAGCCGTACGAATTCCACTTAAAACGGGAAAACACTATAATGGTCTAGTAGAAGTTTTAGAAGGTATTGCCGTTGGTGACATCATTGCTCAAGAAGGTGGGCGAAATCTTAGAGATAAAGAAAAGGTCAAAATCACACAATTAGAAGATTAA